The Streptomyces albofaciens JCM 4342 genome has a segment encoding these proteins:
- a CDS encoding virginiamycin B lyase family protein — translation MSSRPEVTLQEYVVAGPEAGPYALTAGPDGALWCTLVHQGCVARVTTAGDVTTYPLQTPTGGPTMIATGTDGALWCTEFKEHRVTRLMPGDAAGGGAEVVSFTLPTADAGPLGIAAGPDGAVWFTESAADRIGRITPDGTVTEYPLPVRGAFASVITTGPDGALWFTANQANAIGRIDPDGDTVLHDLPTPGAGPVGLAPGPDGALWFVEIAAGRVGRITTDGSVEEFPLPDPASRPHAIAAGPDGALWFTEWGAGRIGRITTSGRVEGYDLPDPASEPHGIALGPDGAMWAALETGSVVRIAVAAAGGQPGR, via the coding sequence ATGTCGTCCCGCCCAGAGGTGACCTTGCAGGAGTACGTCGTGGCCGGTCCGGAGGCGGGCCCGTACGCGCTGACCGCCGGGCCGGACGGCGCGCTGTGGTGCACGCTCGTGCACCAGGGGTGCGTCGCGCGGGTGACCACGGCGGGAGACGTGACCACCTACCCCTTGCAGACCCCCACCGGCGGACCCACGATGATCGCCACGGGGACGGACGGCGCGCTGTGGTGCACCGAGTTCAAGGAGCACCGTGTCACCCGTCTGATGCCCGGCGACGCCGCCGGGGGCGGTGCGGAGGTGGTGTCCTTCACCCTGCCGACCGCGGACGCCGGGCCCCTCGGCATCGCCGCGGGCCCGGACGGCGCGGTCTGGTTCACCGAATCCGCCGCCGACCGCATCGGCCGCATCACGCCGGACGGCACGGTCACCGAATACCCGCTGCCGGTACGCGGCGCCTTCGCCTCGGTGATCACGACGGGCCCGGACGGCGCCCTGTGGTTCACCGCCAACCAGGCCAACGCGATCGGCCGTATCGACCCGGACGGCGACACCGTGCTCCACGACCTGCCGACGCCGGGCGCGGGTCCGGTCGGGCTCGCGCCCGGTCCGGACGGCGCCCTGTGGTTCGTGGAGATCGCGGCGGGCCGGGTCGGCCGCATCACCACGGACGGCTCGGTCGAGGAGTTCCCGCTGCCGGACCCGGCGTCCCGCCCGCACGCGATCGCCGCGGGACCGGACGGCGCCCTGTGGTTCACCGAGTGGGGCGCGGGCCGCATCGGCCGCATCACCACCAGCGGGCGCGTCGAAGGCTACGACCTGCCGGACCCCGCGTCCGAGCCGCACGGCATCGCGCTCGGCCCCGACGGCGCGATGTGGGCGGCGCTGGAAACCGGGTCGGTGGTGCGGATCGCGGTGGCCGCGGCGGGCGGGCAGCCTGGCCGGTGA
- a CDS encoding GH12 family glycosyl hydrolase domain-containing protein gives MAAPGRHRSSRKRFLVALLAAATLGGGTLFALDTAAQPARAADGCAPNESTPMGKYWLNNNTWGAGSGSGWTCTWATYQSGNTIGWGTNHDWTGAPESVKSYASSVLGWHWGWKSNATGLPVRVSAKTPVRAKWSYKVKESRPGAYNVAYDLWLHDRPDTDWRSRPKHEVMVWLAKGGGAAPLGTRQQRVKIAGATWDLYAGRTDWNVYSFVRVGNTTASDFDLNDFLQALARRDLVAPADYLSGVEAGTEAFTGKAQLDTSAYEVNVG, from the coding sequence ATGGCAGCACCTGGCCGTCACCGCTCGTCCCGCAAGCGCTTCCTCGTCGCGCTGCTCGCCGCCGCCACGCTCGGCGGCGGAACCCTCTTCGCGCTCGACACCGCCGCCCAGCCCGCACGGGCGGCGGACGGCTGTGCGCCGAACGAGTCCACGCCGATGGGCAAGTACTGGCTCAACAACAACACCTGGGGAGCGGGCAGCGGCTCCGGCTGGACCTGCACCTGGGCCACGTACCAGTCAGGGAACACCATCGGCTGGGGAACCAACCACGACTGGACCGGCGCCCCGGAATCGGTGAAGTCGTACGCGAGCAGCGTGCTGGGCTGGCACTGGGGCTGGAAGTCCAACGCCACCGGGCTGCCCGTGCGGGTGTCCGCGAAGACCCCGGTCCGCGCGAAGTGGTCGTACAAGGTGAAGGAGAGCAGGCCGGGCGCGTACAACGTCGCGTACGACCTGTGGCTGCACGACCGGCCGGACACGGACTGGCGGAGCCGGCCCAAGCACGAGGTCATGGTGTGGCTCGCCAAGGGCGGCGGCGCCGCGCCCCTGGGCACCCGGCAGCAGCGGGTGAAGATCGCCGGTGCCACCTGGGACCTGTATGCCGGCCGGACCGACTGGAACGTGTACTCCTTCGTCCGCGTCGGCAACACCACGGCCTCGGACTTCGACCTGAACGACTTCCTCCAGGCACTCGCCCGGCGGGATCTGGTGGCTCCGGCCGACTATCTCAGCGGGGTGGAAGCCGGTACGGAAGCCTTCACGGGCAAGGCGCAGCTGGATACGTCCGCGTATGAGGTGAACGTCGGCTGA
- a CDS encoding SigE family RNA polymerase sigma factor: MNTPRSAATTGPVPATGDASAEFHAFFERHHAELARLAHLLTGEADAADDLAADALLALWHRWDRVRGADHPVAYARGVVANMARGRIRSTVRERRRIALFWSQRSERADGPDVAAVVDVRQALERLPFRKRACVVLRHAFDLSERDTALALGVSVGTVKSQTSRGMAELQRYLGTGAADDLSGRGK, from the coding sequence ATGAACACCCCACGCAGCGCCGCCACCACCGGCCCGGTCCCCGCCACCGGTGACGCGTCGGCCGAGTTCCACGCCTTCTTCGAACGCCACCACGCGGAACTGGCCCGCCTGGCCCACCTGCTCACCGGCGAGGCGGACGCCGCCGACGACCTCGCGGCGGACGCGCTGCTCGCCCTGTGGCACCGCTGGGACCGGGTGCGCGGCGCGGACCACCCGGTGGCGTACGCCCGGGGCGTGGTCGCCAACATGGCCCGCGGCCGGATCCGCAGCACCGTGCGCGAGCGGCGCCGGATCGCCCTGTTCTGGTCCCAGCGCTCCGAGCGCGCGGACGGCCCCGACGTGGCCGCGGTCGTGGACGTACGCCAGGCGCTGGAACGGCTGCCGTTCCGCAAGCGCGCGTGCGTCGTGCTGCGGCACGCCTTCGACCTGTCGGAACGGGACACCGCCCTGGCCCTGGGTGTCTCCGTCGGTACGGTGAAGAGCCAGACCTCCCGGGGCATGGCGGAACTACAGCGGTACCTGGGTACGGGTGCCGCGGACGACCTCTCCGGGAGGGGGAAGTGA
- the ligD gene encoding non-homologous end-joining DNA ligase has product MAESLELSAGGRTVRVSHPDKVYFPRRGFTKADVVRYYLSVGDGILRALENRPTTLERYPDGVEGESFFQKRAPKNLPDWIPTGRIAFPSGRYADEICPTEPAAVLWAANLGCLTFHPWPVRRDRTEHPDELRIDLDPQPGTDYADAVRAALALRDVLDGLGLTGWPKTSGGRGLHVFVPIAPEWTFTQVRRSAIAVARELERRDPERITTSWWKEERGARIFVDYNQTARDRTIASAYSVRPFPHAPVSAPLRWAELPDAVPEDFDLATMPARFAELGDLHAGMDAHPCRLEAALELADRDEREHGLKDLPYPPEHPKMKGEPKRVQPSRAKK; this is encoded by the coding sequence ATGGCAGAGTCGCTGGAGCTGAGCGCGGGCGGGCGGACGGTCCGGGTGTCGCACCCGGACAAGGTCTATTTCCCGCGGCGCGGCTTCACCAAGGCCGATGTCGTCCGCTACTACCTGAGTGTCGGCGACGGCATCCTGCGCGCCCTGGAGAACCGGCCCACCACTTTGGAGCGCTACCCCGACGGAGTGGAAGGCGAATCGTTTTTTCAGAAGCGGGCGCCGAAGAACCTCCCCGACTGGATCCCCACCGGCCGGATCGCCTTCCCCAGCGGCCGGTACGCCGACGAGATCTGCCCCACCGAGCCCGCCGCCGTCCTGTGGGCGGCCAACCTGGGCTGTCTGACCTTCCACCCCTGGCCGGTGCGCCGGGACCGCACCGAGCACCCGGACGAGCTGCGCATCGACCTCGACCCACAGCCGGGCACGGACTACGCGGACGCGGTACGGGCCGCCCTCGCCCTGCGCGACGTCCTCGACGGCCTCGGCCTCACCGGTTGGCCCAAGACCTCCGGCGGCCGCGGCCTGCACGTCTTCGTGCCCATCGCGCCCGAGTGGACCTTCACCCAGGTCCGCCGCTCGGCCATCGCGGTGGCCCGGGAGCTGGAACGGCGCGACCCGGAGCGGATCACCACCTCCTGGTGGAAGGAGGAGCGCGGCGCCCGGATCTTCGTGGACTACAACCAGACGGCCCGGGACCGCACCATCGCCAGCGCCTATTCCGTACGGCCCTTCCCGCACGCGCCGGTGTCCGCGCCGCTGCGCTGGGCGGAACTGCCCGACGCCGTACCGGAGGACTTCGACCTGGCGACCATGCCGGCCCGCTTCGCCGAGCTGGGCGACCTGCACGCCGGTATGGACGCCCACCCGTGCCGCCTGGAGGCCGCGCTCGAACTCGCCGACCGCGACGAGCGCGAACACGGGCTGAAGGACCTCCCGTACCCGCCGGAGCACCCGAAGATGAAGGGTGAACCGAAGCGGGTACAGCCGAGCCGCGCGAAGAAGTGA
- a CDS encoding ATP-dependent DNA ligase, whose translation MDLPVMPPVEPMLAKAAPDIPPGIQYEAKWDGFRAIVFRDGDEVELGSRSGKPLTRYFPELVEALRTEIPARCVLDGEIVIAREGRLDFDALLERIHPADSRVRHLAEVTPASFVAFDLLALGDASLMSTAQRDRREALTTALRDVAAPVFTAPVTHDLDVAREWFEQFEGAGLDGVVAKPTGMPYRPGRRVMVKTKHERTADCVVAGLRPHKSGPVVGSLLLGLYDANGRLQHVGVCSSFPMRRREELMEELAPLRMESVAGHPWEEWTSEEAQAAGRLPGGPSRWTGKKDLSWIPLRPERVLEVAYDHMQGDRFRHTAQFRRWRPDREPEQCTYAQLEEPVRYDLSEVLGA comes from the coding sequence ATGGACCTTCCCGTGATGCCCCCGGTGGAGCCGATGCTGGCGAAGGCCGCCCCGGACATTCCGCCCGGCATACAGTACGAGGCCAAGTGGGACGGCTTCCGGGCCATCGTCTTCCGCGACGGGGACGAGGTCGAGCTGGGCAGCCGGTCGGGCAAGCCGCTCACCCGGTACTTCCCCGAGCTGGTCGAGGCCCTGCGCACGGAGATCCCGGCGCGCTGCGTGCTGGACGGGGAGATCGTCATCGCCCGGGAAGGGCGCCTGGACTTCGACGCCCTGCTGGAGCGCATCCACCCGGCCGACTCCCGGGTGCGCCACCTGGCCGAGGTGACCCCGGCCTCCTTCGTAGCGTTCGACCTGCTGGCCCTGGGCGACGCGTCGCTGATGTCCACGGCGCAGCGGGACCGCCGCGAGGCCCTGACGACGGCGCTGCGCGACGTCGCCGCCCCGGTCTTCACCGCGCCGGTCACCCACGACCTGGACGTGGCCCGCGAGTGGTTCGAGCAGTTCGAGGGCGCCGGGCTGGACGGCGTCGTGGCGAAGCCGACCGGCATGCCGTACCGGCCGGGCCGGCGGGTCATGGTCAAGACGAAGCACGAGCGGACCGCCGACTGCGTGGTGGCGGGCCTGCGCCCGCACAAGAGCGGCCCGGTCGTCGGGTCCCTGCTGCTGGGCCTGTACGACGCGAACGGCCGCCTCCAGCACGTCGGTGTCTGCTCGTCCTTCCCCATGCGCCGGCGCGAGGAGCTGATGGAGGAGCTGGCGCCGCTGCGGATGGAGTCCGTCGCGGGCCACCCGTGGGAGGAGTGGACCAGCGAGGAGGCGCAGGCGGCGGGCCGGCTGCCCGGCGGCCCCAGCAGGTGGACCGGGAAGAAGGACCTCTCCTGGATTCCCCTGCGCCCGGAGCGCGTACTGGAGGTCGCCTACGACCACATGCAGGGCGACCGCTTCCGCCACACCGCCCAGTTCCGCCGCTGGCGCCCCGACCGCGAACCGGAACAGTGCACGTACGCACAGCTGGAGGAGCCGGTGCGGTACGACTTGTCGGAGGTGCTGGGGGCCTGA
- a CDS encoding SpcZ: MSSSPVATEAFTCFLAQLEAGGPGTDGGGAPDGGAGNAPAWFMPVVAALFDGQPVEAATDWARRVYGEVQRLEGRIPFGVVHDWHSRTVLPMLVAASVRRGGTGAELETVRDLHERALAGEPGTESEWAAALEPALREVYRLAYAFADAFATAAANARAYAAVNDYGEERAEERAGEKSEGKAEEFAAYYEELNTGAHARSFADAHALANSRAVAAAYANEDARAYAEAYPGAYVHAYALAEANREVADGQEDERCRTAYGRLADGLVGSLEKSAAS, encoded by the coding sequence ATGAGCTCGTCCCCGGTCGCCACCGAGGCGTTTACGTGTTTTCTCGCGCAGTTGGAAGCCGGGGGGCCCGGGACGGACGGGGGCGGCGCGCCGGACGGTGGCGCGGGGAACGCGCCGGCGTGGTTCATGCCGGTGGTCGCGGCACTGTTCGACGGGCAGCCCGTCGAGGCCGCGACGGACTGGGCGCGCCGGGTGTACGGGGAGGTCCAGCGCCTGGAAGGGCGGATTCCGTTCGGCGTGGTGCACGACTGGCACTCGCGGACGGTGCTGCCCATGCTGGTGGCGGCGAGCGTGCGGCGCGGCGGTACGGGCGCGGAGCTGGAAACCGTACGCGACTTGCACGAGCGGGCCTTGGCGGGGGAGCCGGGCACGGAAAGCGAGTGGGCCGCGGCACTGGAACCGGCGTTGCGGGAGGTTTACCGGCTCGCTTATGCCTTTGCCGACGCCTTCGCCACGGCGGCGGCCAATGCCCGTGCTTATGCGGCGGTCAATGATTACGGAGAGGAGAGGGCCGAGGAGAGGGCCGGGGAGAAGAGCGAGGGAAAGGCCGAGGAGTTCGCCGCGTATTACGAGGAGCTCAACACCGGTGCCCATGCACGGTCGTTCGCCGACGCCCACGCCCTGGCGAATTCCCGGGCGGTGGCGGCGGCGTACGCGAACGAGGACGCGCGGGCCTATGCCGAGGCGTATCCGGGCGCGTACGTCCACGCCTACGCGCTCGCCGAGGCCAATCGGGAGGTGGCCGACGGCCAGGAGGACGAGCGGTGCCGTACGGCGTACGGGCGGCTGGCGGACGGGCTGGTGGGCAGCTTGGAGAAGTCGGCCGCGTCCTGA
- a CDS encoding FUSC family protein, protein MAGLRTVAAIALTLIVLAVLGTDVTHLVAGAMTAMVATFAIKEKQVRGQAVTLALGLPVALAAVSLGALLHSQVIAGDVFFVALIFGAVYCRRFGDRGTALGLIGFQTYFVSLFVGVTASALPLLALTLAIAFACSAVVRFTVVPETPQRILQWLRGAFRARVAQLVATHIELLDARPDQLDKVLDDLRRHTARLHESALMIQGRLEDGTRDPATASLLQRRIADAEIATERLGVLLLNARTAERADTLTLHLPQAPLPTAKNEMPAEDAATVTLRRDLNALHLLVSRGASDHSGTAVAHVRNRLLGYRDEDNLPRASIAVQDVFRGIGEAARSVLGLRLALDGPQDESDDTPATTRSREEFDAEDVALAGAEKPEEDDRTGLRRPTTRAAFQIAVGSTLAIVGGEFLSAQRWYWAVLTCWVVFLNTASTGEIIIKGYRRLVGTVLGVVAGVALAGLVGNHTWTAFALILLFVFAMFFTAPLSYALMSFFVTAMLGLLYTLLNTYSLDVLILRIEETALGAACGIIAAVLVLPVHTDRRTDDLLGTVLTKLDEVVAASVDQLSGGPATDLLGLSRDLDTALDDLRASTHPLTHPISPLRVRRQTVRYLVALLETSAYHARSLAATAELLPYSKTIAADPRLQRVGRRIAHNIETITAHVRGEKTDAKVTSGATIISLLESDGSGAPHPSTVTYRVLRHLQRLDEGVSGLARPLGVPVEGRSEGRQKAGRK, encoded by the coding sequence ATGGCGGGACTGCGGACGGTGGCGGCCATCGCGCTCACCCTGATCGTCCTCGCCGTCCTCGGCACCGACGTCACCCACCTGGTCGCGGGCGCCATGACGGCGATGGTCGCCACCTTCGCGATCAAGGAGAAGCAGGTGCGCGGCCAGGCCGTCACCCTGGCGCTCGGCCTGCCCGTGGCGCTCGCCGCGGTCTCCCTCGGCGCGCTGCTGCACAGCCAGGTCATCGCGGGCGACGTCTTCTTCGTGGCCCTCATCTTCGGCGCCGTCTACTGCCGCCGGTTCGGCGACCGCGGCACCGCCCTGGGCCTGATCGGCTTCCAGACCTACTTCGTCTCCCTGTTCGTCGGCGTCACCGCGTCCGCCCTGCCCCTCCTGGCCCTGACCCTGGCCATCGCCTTCGCGTGCAGCGCCGTCGTCCGCTTCACCGTCGTACCGGAGACGCCCCAGCGCATCCTGCAATGGCTGCGCGGCGCCTTCCGGGCCCGGGTCGCCCAGCTGGTGGCCACCCACATCGAACTGCTCGACGCCCGCCCCGACCAGCTGGACAAGGTCCTGGACGACCTGCGGCGGCACACCGCCCGGCTGCACGAGTCGGCCCTGATGATCCAGGGCCGCCTGGAGGACGGCACCCGCGACCCGGCCACCGCCTCGCTGCTCCAGCGCCGTATCGCCGACGCCGAGATCGCCACCGAGCGACTGGGCGTCCTGCTCCTCAACGCGCGCACCGCCGAACGCGCCGACACCCTCACCCTGCACCTGCCCCAGGCGCCGCTGCCCACCGCGAAGAACGAGATGCCGGCCGAGGACGCCGCCACCGTCACCCTGCGCCGCGACCTCAACGCCCTGCACCTCCTCGTGTCCCGCGGGGCGTCCGACCACTCCGGCACGGCCGTCGCCCACGTACGCAACCGGCTGCTCGGCTACCGCGACGAGGACAATCTGCCGCGCGCCTCGATCGCCGTCCAGGACGTCTTCCGCGGCATCGGCGAGGCCGCCCGCTCCGTCCTGGGCCTGCGGCTCGCGCTCGACGGCCCCCAGGACGAGTCCGACGACACCCCCGCCACGACCCGGTCCCGCGAGGAGTTCGACGCCGAGGACGTCGCGCTGGCCGGCGCCGAGAAGCCCGAGGAGGACGACCGCACCGGCCTGCGACGACCCACCACCCGGGCCGCCTTCCAGATCGCGGTGGGCTCCACGCTCGCCATCGTCGGCGGCGAGTTCCTCTCCGCCCAGCGCTGGTACTGGGCCGTGCTGACCTGCTGGGTCGTCTTCCTCAACACCGCCTCCACCGGCGAGATCATCATCAAGGGCTACCGCCGCCTGGTCGGTACGGTCCTCGGCGTCGTCGCCGGTGTCGCGCTCGCGGGCCTGGTCGGCAACCACACCTGGACGGCGTTCGCGCTGATCCTCCTCTTCGTCTTCGCCATGTTCTTCACGGCGCCGCTCTCCTACGCCCTGATGTCCTTCTTCGTCACGGCGATGCTCGGCCTGCTCTACACCCTCCTGAACACCTACAGCCTCGACGTCCTGATCCTGCGCATCGAGGAAACCGCCCTGGGCGCCGCCTGCGGCATCATCGCCGCCGTCCTCGTCCTGCCGGTACACACCGACCGCCGCACCGACGACCTCCTCGGCACGGTCCTGACCAAACTCGACGAGGTCGTCGCCGCCTCCGTCGACCAGCTCAGCGGCGGCCCCGCCACCGACCTGCTGGGCCTCTCCCGCGACCTGGACACCGCCCTGGACGACCTCCGCGCCTCCACCCACCCCCTGACCCACCCGATCAGCCCGCTCCGCGTCCGCCGCCAGACCGTCCGCTACCTCGTCGCCCTCCTCGAAACCAGCGCCTACCACGCCCGCTCCCTCGCGGCCACCGCCGAACTCCTCCCCTACAGCAAGACCATCGCCGCCGACCCCCGCCTCCAACGCGTGGGCCGGCGCATAGCCCACAACATCGAAACCATCACGGCGCACGTACGGGGCGAGAAGACGGACGCGAAGGTGACCTCCGGCGCCACCATCATTTCCCTCCTGGAATCGGACGGCTCCGGCGCACCGCACCCGAGCACGGTCACCTATCGCGTGCTTCGGCATTTGCAGCGGCTGGACGAGGGGGTCTCGGGGTTGGCCCGGCCGTTGGGGGTGCCGGTGGAGGGGCGGTCCGAGGGAAGGCAGAAGGCCGGGCGGAAGTAG
- a CDS encoding 7-cyano-7-deazaguanine synthase, with the protein MTGHDAFLWWRGHRGDRPRGDHWREIGEEAFQEKERRITGRHRLPGPVPDWAEDLFRVARAAFIADKYVRRTGVRDRWTRRISLGVPVTEHERWHSATVRTHLTALLQILTGDLWNVDFRPLTGYQVQEAMPFPGYPRASEVALFSGGLDSLGWAATRSRADDPRPLLLVMFREIGLLRLQQRVYEAVERLDGPRPVMLLPMSQTPTGDGSGLRLETSSRTRGLLYAAGAIRAAAAHGVDTVHIPENGQLAINPPLTPARSAACSTRSVHPWTLDRLNALTAAVGDADSAVQVVNPLARLTKGEVCMTGRAAGLAPADLESTLSCGRPPARRSGGPPLANCGVCFPCLVRRSGLLHANGTDGTRYEASPWSDDLPLDRGTDWRALQQWLHGRYTLTDVLTDIPLPLDSDPAMVLDLIGRGRKELARLLRLSDAAGAADAA; encoded by the coding sequence ATGACCGGTCACGACGCTTTCCTGTGGTGGCGTGGTCACCGCGGGGACCGGCCTCGCGGTGACCACTGGAGGGAGATCGGCGAGGAAGCCTTCCAGGAGAAGGAACGCCGTATCACCGGCCGGCATCGCCTGCCCGGCCCGGTCCCCGACTGGGCCGAGGACCTGTTCCGCGTCGCCAGAGCCGCGTTCATCGCCGACAAGTACGTCCGCAGGACCGGCGTCCGGGACCGCTGGACCCGCCGCATCAGCCTCGGCGTGCCCGTCACGGAACACGAACGGTGGCACAGCGCAACGGTCCGTACCCACCTCACCGCACTGCTCCAGATCCTCACCGGGGACCTCTGGAACGTGGATTTCCGCCCTCTCACCGGTTACCAGGTCCAGGAAGCGATGCCCTTTCCCGGCTACCCGCGGGCATCGGAAGTCGCGCTGTTCTCCGGCGGACTGGATTCCCTCGGCTGGGCCGCCACTCGCTCGCGCGCCGATGATCCCCGTCCGCTGCTGCTCGTGATGTTCCGCGAGATCGGCCTGCTGCGTCTCCAACAGCGGGTGTACGAGGCCGTGGAGCGACTGGACGGGCCACGGCCGGTGATGCTGCTGCCAATGAGTCAGACTCCGACGGGCGACGGCTCCGGCCTGCGGCTGGAGACCTCCTCCCGCACCCGCGGTCTGCTCTACGCGGCGGGTGCGATCCGCGCCGCGGCCGCGCACGGAGTGGACACCGTCCACATCCCCGAGAACGGCCAGCTCGCCATCAACCCACCCTTGACGCCCGCACGTTCGGCCGCCTGCTCCACCCGTTCCGTGCACCCGTGGACGCTGGACCGCCTGAACGCCCTGACAGCCGCCGTGGGCGACGCCGACAGCGCGGTGCAGGTGGTCAATCCCCTGGCGCGGTTGACCAAAGGCGAGGTGTGCATGACCGGCCGCGCCGCGGGCCTTGCCCCGGCCGACCTGGAATCCACTCTGAGCTGCGGCAGGCCGCCCGCCCGCCGCAGCGGCGGCCCACCCCTCGCGAACTGCGGCGTTTGCTTCCCGTGCCTGGTGCGCCGCTCCGGGCTGCTCCACGCGAACGGCACCGACGGCACCCGGTACGAGGCCTCGCCATGGTCGGATGACCTGCCCCTCGACCGGGGCACCGACTGGCGCGCGTTGCAGCAGTGGCTGCACGGCCGGTACACCCTGACGGATGTCCTCACCGATATCCCGCTGCCACTCGACTCGGACCCGGCCATGGTGCTCGACCTGATCGGACGCGGGCGGAAGGAACTGGCCCGGCTGCTTCGGCTCTCGGACGCGGCGGGGGCCGCTGACGCGGCGTAG
- a CDS encoding secondary thiamine-phosphate synthase enzyme YjbQ — protein sequence MSNAFKTRTLDLTTGTQEAVADITGDCAAFLRDVAHGADGLLNVFVPHATAGIAIIETGAGSDDDLLTALADLLPADNRWRHQHGSPGHGRDHVLPAFVPPHATLPVIDGRLALGTWQSVCFVDTNRDNPERQVRLSFLG from the coding sequence ATGAGCAACGCATTCAAGACCCGGACCCTGGACCTCACGACCGGCACCCAGGAAGCGGTCGCCGACATCACCGGCGACTGCGCCGCCTTCCTCCGCGACGTCGCGCACGGCGCCGACGGCCTTCTGAACGTCTTCGTCCCGCACGCCACCGCCGGCATCGCCATCATCGAAACCGGCGCAGGCAGCGACGACGACCTCCTCACCGCCCTCGCCGACCTCCTTCCCGCCGACAACCGCTGGCGCCACCAACACGGCAGCCCCGGCCACGGCCGCGACCACGTCCTCCCGGCCTTCGTCCCGCCCCACGCCACGCTTCCTGTCATCGACGGGCGGCTGGCGCTGGGGACGTGGCAGTCGGTGTGTTTCGTGGATACGAACCGGGACAACCCGGAGCGGCAGGTGCGCCTCAGCTTCCTCGGCTGA
- a CDS encoding putative leader peptide: MSTSARLTTRGHIDLLRVASAACRRGCCG; the protein is encoded by the coding sequence ATGTCTACGTCAGCCCGGCTCACCACGCGCGGTCACATCGACCTGCTGCGGGTGGCGTCCGCCGCGTGTCGGCGCGGTTGCTGCGGCTGA